In Rhinoraja longicauda isolate Sanriku21f chromosome 12, sRhiLon1.1, whole genome shotgun sequence, the DNA window CAGGCCAAGGATTTCTGAAGTTGGGGCCAATTCAACACTTCTAAATAGCCCCTTTTCTGAAACTCGAGCTCCTGTTGCTCAATGGATTGAAACAATAAAAGGAAATCAGAGCTAAACAAGATGGGTAATCCTGAGGGGACACTTTTGACACCAGAACAAAGAAATGGTATTTGCTCTCAATTTAATATAATTTCATAGAAAACTAAAAATTTTGAAGTGATagaaaatattttgcattttccAATTTGTACATTCTTATTTTTATATGGGcttcggcacagtggtgcagcgggtagagctgctgcctcacagctccagcaatccAGTTTCAAGCCTGACCTCTGgtactgtgtgtggagtttgcatgttctccctgttatagtctggtactttattttcctcccacatgccaaagtgtGGGTtggcaagttaattggccactctgTGTAATGAGGGTAGAATCTGCAGGCAGTTAATGAGaatatggagagaatggatgttTGGCATAGAGTCTGCAGatcaaagagcttgtttctgtgatAGATTGACGACAACCGTTCTTTCAAAATCACTTCATGTGAGCTATCGTTTTATCCAATCTGTGCAATGGTGGGTAATGACAACCCACAGTTGAAAATATGTTACTCTGCAGGATCTAGCCAAGCAAGACCGATGCGTTTCAGACAAGCTACAGGAACTCTTTAGCACTTAAGTAAACCTTGCTGCTAAAACTACTTACAAAAAGACATTCATAACATTTGCAGGTATACAATGAGATATTAATTTGTCATTAGTGATTTTAACATTTGTTTGCAATATTTAAATTATGTCAACATAGCAAACATTCCATCAGCAATAATTTTGAGGGGGTTtatgcatgaatccaattcagtgGAAGAAGGACTCGAAACTATGCACATTCCCCTTTTTGCCACTGCTGTGGAACTGTGCCACTGATCTTGGAATGTGTCGTCTGCAACTCCTTACGCTGGAAGAACACTGTATTTCACAGACTAAAGTGCCTCTTTTACCAAGTTGATGGACAAACAGCAATGATGAATGTTTGAATATAGGTTCCCGGAAGGATTCGTGGAGCACAAAGATACAGGATACTTAACGGCTCAGGATCTACATCAACAAACATAATTTCATCCCTTTTCTTCCCTATTCTTGGCATACACACAGTGTAGATGGAAAGGGTGACCGTAGtaaacaaaaatatttcacttcAAGTCAATCGGGGAGCGCCCTGGACTGAATATCCTGCAGGACAAGACACAGAGTCAGAGACTAAGAGCATGGTCCAGGAAGACTATGCCTTTCATGAGCACTCATTTTTGTACTAATCCTATCCATTTCATACTTCACACATTTCCCCTCATTCTatcactggggcaatttacagtgccgaacaacctaccaccttgcatgtctttggactgttaaagaaaaccagagcacctagggaataccacacagtcacagtaagaacatgcaaactccacaaagagaggatcaaacccaggttgctGGGTTAGGCAGTAGCTCTGTCCTGAACAAAACTGATGGATCCTGCCCAATGATTCCTTACGCAGTCTTTCAAAGAAGAAGAATGAAGGATGTTGTGAAGCATAGCCCAATTACTGCACGTCTGGGATCACCATCAACAACTCTGCAGATAGGAGATTTTAGCACTTGCTCTGTAATTAGCACTCTCTCTGCAATTAACACTTCAAAGTGGCAAGCAAACATCTTTCCTCAGCCAAATGTATTCTGAACAGTTGGTGTCCTGTGGCTCATTGTCTGTAGTTGCTACATCaattttgacctgctgagtgtactGAGTACCACCTCAAAGGGTGATGATTACAGCTGAAAGGAGTTGTCTGTGTTTCAGACAATTGCGACTGAACTGATACCATTTTAACTCTTTGATTGCCTGTGACCACACAGACTGAAATGTGTACTCCTCTAATTTTGGAGAAACAAGCTGCCACTAATCTGCCTTCCAGAATACAGAATTCAAACTACAAGCCTAAAAAAGATAGTTCAGACTATATTCTTAACAGTATAACTATTAAGTAGAATGGTTTAGGAATCCAATTTCAAAAATCGCTAAAACTAACAAAGAGCTATAAAGACAAAGGGGTGAAACAAAGggcaaacctatgccctctagtaattCGCATGTCCattgggagaaagattctgactaccTTTATCAATGCCTATCATTAACTTTACAAAAGTCTATCAGGACTCAACTtagcctctgacgttccagagaaaacaatccaattgtcAGCTAGTAAAACAACTCCTTACTCTGCAACCCAAGTTAACACCCGACCTCGGGTGTCTGTGTGAAACTTGGATATTTTCTCTGTGATTGGCAGGTTAATTAGCCgctgtaaattggtcctagtatGTAGTGTGgggagaattgatgggaatgttgcAGAGAAAATAATTTGGGGTGTAATGTGTTTCCAATGTTGCAAGGAAGTATGTAAAGTAAAAAGATGAATAGAATGTTCTGCTTTATGTCAaataatatagaacagtacagtacaggaactggTTCTTtggacctgcacatgatccatatccctccattcaatgCATATCCATGAgtctatctaaaatcctcttaaatgcctgTCTTgtatgtatttccaccaccacccatggcagtgcattccagccacCTCCCACTCTCTTTGAAAAAGAGCCTGCTATTTTAAACTTTCCTACTCTTACGCTAAACCCATGCTCTATGGTAATTAACATTTCCAGTCCTGGAGATAGATTCTAATTATCTACCTTTATCAATGCCTATCATTAACTTTACAAAAATCTATCAGGTCTCAACTCAGCCTCtgacattctagagaaaacaatccaaatttgtcaaaCCTTAAAAGTAATATTTtctaatccaagcaacatcctggttaaggtagacacaaaatactggagtaactcagtgggtcaggcagcatctttggataagtgacgtttcgggtctggacccttcttcagtgtgattgTATTTCCCCACCAATGTACAAGAGCCCACATCGGGCACACCGGATGCtgcagatgaggttagaggaggattGTGTGAACCTCTGTGTCACCTGGATGGAAATGATGGGGGGAGTTATAAGGAGGCATTGACACCATGGGCTGAGAGGCCAGTTGGTGCGCCATACGGATGATGTATGTATTATGTCAATTGCGTTTCCTATTGGATGTTGCACTTTAGACAGAAGCCTGTAGGTGGTACTGGTTTACACAGAATCTACCAGGAGGTAacacagttatagagtcatgcagcatggaatcaggccctatgGCTTAACTTCGGCCTTGCTGACAAAGGCACcctatccacactagtcccattatCTTGCAccagccccatatccctctcgatTGTTCCTATCCATGTTATTGTACCTCACAGCTACTTCCttagtttattttggagatacagcgttgaaacaagcccttcagcaaaCCAAGTCCATTCTGAgtattgatcacctgtacacgagttctttgttatcccactgttGCATGCTAcggacttggggcaatttacagaactaTCTTAAGCAGAGAAATTTGATCTAATTAAGGTACTTAAGATGATTCAAGGAGTTGACAAAACTGGCTGGAGAGAAACTACTAATTGTACTGAGGAAGTCCACAGCAAAGGCTCCCATAACCTCAAAACTCAAGCAAGAAGTTTAAGAATGGACATCACATGAAGGATAGTGATAATTGGGAACACTCCCAAACCATCCTGTGGAAATGTTTGTTATTTGTTTTAGTTAGGCTAGGGTATGAAGAATTACAGATAAAGATGCACATTTAGTTAAAACACAGAACAGCCATAATGTAATAAACTGGAGGGACTGCATAGCTAATTCCTGTAGTTCAGTTCTCAAACTGGCAATCGTGTGTTTAAAGATTCAAGGCATTGTTTGTTGGGGGTTGAGGATCTTGCAGCACAGTTCAAATGCAGTAACCATCAACAACTGTCTGgagaaggagataagacttttcaatTGCAAATACCAACATTTGGTGGCAATTAAATGCTCTCAGCAGGTGAGAATTGGTGGAAGCTGATTTGAGCCTGCTAGTCTCAAGAATATTTCAACATTCAAAATCAGTTTGGCTAAGGGAAGGAAGCTGTTTGTGTCCCAAACCCCTCCCCAGTACGTGGGGCTGATCCTAGAACTCTCAATTGAAATGCTAATGACAAAGCGACAGAGATGAAATCACCATTCAGCAGAGTTGTTGAAGCTAATCTCAGACTGTAACTGGAGCTGGGCCTAGGCGCACACAGTCTTTTATTACACACCTCGTGCTTTGTGCTGGAGTCAGGGATGGCTTGGGGTTCCCTCATTACCTGTTTAGCTATGATTTTGTTTTCCCCCCTCAGCCTGTCTGAGCTACAGGACCCCCAGTTTCAGGAAAAGGCCTTTTTAAAGGCTTTGGGTTTAACAAGCCGGCCTCAACCCTCTGATCCCAGGCCTGTCCCAGTTCGACTGTGGAAGATGTTCCAGAGGAGATCCCGATCTCTCAGCGAGGTCGATTCTGGAGAGGACATGTGCAGAATGGATGagctgggggtggagggagacacCCTCCGCCATCTCCCTAATTTGGGTAAGAGCCATTATTGATGTGGTGGTATTGAATGAAAGCTGCAAAGTTGAGGGAGGTAGGGGTAGTTGGGCATCATGTTTCTGGGATTAATGTGTGAGTTGCTGGGATCTTGTTTCTGGGGGTGAGAGTATGAGTTGTTACAAACCTCGTTTCAGAGGGGTTGAACCTGGCGGTTGTTTGAGAGAGGGTCTTGATTCCTGGAAACAAGTGTGCCAGTTGCTAATGTTTTGTTTCCTGAAGTGAATGCGCTGGGGTCGTGGGTCATGGTCTACAGGGGGCAGAGTGTGTGGTTGTGGGGAGTCACGGGTTCCAGGGACCATGTGTGATAGTCAGTGGGGGTCTCAGATTCTGGGGGTcgagtgtggtggtggggggggggggttccaggCTTGAGATCAGATTGGGTTTCCTCCTTCCTAcctgggagtgggtgagggtttgTCTGTAATCATCTATTTCCTGAGGTACAAGCCAGGGTGGTGCCTTCTTTTCCTGGGAGTGAAAGAGTTTGTGATGGGGAGTCTTTCCTTTCCTGGGTTTGGTGATCAGAGTGAGTGGGACTTCTGACCTGGGTGACATGTTTGGCTCTTCTGTCCATGGGTGCAGGGGCAGGGTAGGGCAGAGGGCCTTATTTCCCTGAGGTGAAGGTTTCTGTCTGTGGGACCCAGACTACACATCTCACTTACCAGCTGTTCTGATAATTGCACTTTGACCATCTGTTTCATCAGGTGACTCAAACCCCGAGCTGGAATCGTCTCTTTCCTCTTGTGTGCGGAGACAGCTCTACTTCAACCTGTCCGTGCTGGAAACAATGGAAGAGCTGACACTGGCTCAGCTGGAACTCTCCTTCCTTGGTGACCCCTATCCCTTCCCAGGTGTAGCCACAGTCTGCACTTTGTCCATCTGGAGTTTGGGGGAGCCCTCCAGCTCCAGACAGGAACTTGTGGCTTTGCAGTCCTTTCAATCACTGCGTGGCTCCCTTTACTTCAACCTCACTCATATCTCCAGAGCATGGAGACACCAGCACAGCAATCAGGGGGCATTCCTGGAGATAGGCAGCACCTCAATAAGGGATCACCAGGAGCTTCACCCAGCATGCAGCCGGATTGCCCAGGATCTGCGCATCTCCCTGTTGGTGGTCACTCTGAATCGGGAGAAATGCAAAGCGTCCAGAAGGAAGAGGAGCTCCTTTCAGCTGCCACTTGCGTTCAGCCGTGTCTGCAAACGTAGGAGGCTCCATATCCAGTTCAAAGATGTTGGTTGGCAACATTGGGTCATTGCCCCTCAGGGCTATATGGCCAACTATTGCCATGGGGACTGTCCTTACCCACTGAGTGAGAGCCTGAATGGTACCAACCACGCCATTCTGCAAACGCTAGTACATTCCACTGACCCCGGGCAAACCCCACAACCCTGCTGCGTCCCCATTAAGCTCTCCCCCATTTCCATGCTCTATTATGATAACAACGAGAATGTCGTTTTGCGCCATTATGATGATATGGTGGTGGATGAATGTGGTTGTAGGTAGGATATATTCCTGGGTAAAGATGTGTTTTAATTTGTAATATTTTAGATCTACTGTTTTTAGCAATGGTACCTTCCCCCATGATGAACTTCTGtcaaatgttttttgttttgggTGGATGGTGGTGTGAATTGAATTTCATCCACCTGAGCCAACATCTAGCATCATCCTCAAACGTGTCCCCTTAAGTTAATTGTGGAATGAAATCATTTGATGCAAAGTTGCAATTATGATTGGATTCACTCTACACATTTTGTTGTATTTTTGCATAATGAACTGAAGTGTTAACGTTCACGTTTATGTACACATAAGAGAACTGGTGCCAATTGGCACACTGAATATTtcttggatgttttttgtttcatttcagatATCCTGTATGAAATAATTTTGCTTTGGTAACTGCTGTCATTGAGCAATTTGTAACTGTGGCAAGTTTATTGAAATAAAAGCAATTATTCCACATTCCTGATAGTTTGCAAGATTTTTCCTTTCAAATACTGATCTTCTGCAATTTCTAAAAGTTGTTATTGAATTAACCTTGGAGCATTAATTCATTTTGTGCATTCTGCTTAATACTAACTATAcgattaagggtctcgacccaaaatgtcacctatccgtgtttgccagagatgctgcctgatctgctaaggtactccagcgctttatgttCTTTGTTATTGGAAATTCAATGTTCCATATATAAGAAATAAATTTAAAAGTGGGCAGTTTTGTTTAGCTTTAATCCAGGCTAGCCTATAGTATCTCGATTAAAGAATGGTCCTTAGGTTCTTTATCAGAACACCTTTGTGATGAGAAACATCTATTAAATGGAGAGATTTGAGAAGCTGGAATTGTTCTCCACTGAGCAGAGATGGATAAAGGAGGCAAATGGAAAAGGTTAATTTTCCCAGGAACTGGGAGAAATCGGTTGATATTTTTCAAAGAAGGTCATGGGTGTCAGAgaaccagcatttgtgtctaattTCAAAGTTGACTCCTCTGACTGCCACACTCATCTCAAAGTTGATCTCTGTGACTGCAGCACTGCATGGGGAAAAAGGACCTCTGGCAGCAAAGGTCTCCGTCAGCATTGTAACAATGAATCTCTGATAGGGCAACACTCCACTGGAGGGGCACCTCCATGCTAGCTCCTTCAACACTGCGGTGAATGTCGGTTTAGTTTATATGGTCAGTCTCGGGAGAGCCCATAAACTTGGTTCTGACCATGACTGAGGCAAACATTTCCTTGTGTTGTttttccctccacctctccctccctctctctctctctctctctctctctccccccccccccatctctctctctcccctcccccctaatcTTACAGTTTGATGCAGTCCTTCATCTGATCTTGGAAGCCAGAATGAGAAAACTGCTTTGTCTGGCACATGGAGTTATTAGATTCTGCACCGATCCAGAGAAATGCCATTGTTCACATTTTCAGCACAATTACAGTGACCTCTACAGGGTTAGTACAAGAAAAGGGGGTCGAAAACATTGTTCTTCCATTGATTGCTTATCACTAGAGGATTGTACAATGGTGTTTAATAAGCAGGGTAAATTATAAATCAA includes these proteins:
- the gdf3 gene encoding protein DVR-1 — translated: MFQRRSRSLSEVDSGEDMCRMDELGVEGDTLRHLPNLGDSNPELESSLSSCVRRQLYFNLSVLETMEELTLAQLELSFLGDPYPFPGVATVCTLSIWSLGEPSSSRQELVALQSFQSLRGSLYFNLTHISRAWRHQHSNQGAFLEIGSTSIRDHQELHPACSRIAQDLRISLLVVTLNREKCKASRRKRSSFQLPLAFSRVCKRRRLHIQFKDVGWQHWVIAPQGYMANYCHGDCPYPLSESLNGTNHAILQTLVHSTDPGQTPQPCCVPIKLSPISMLYYDNNENVVLRHYDDMVVDECGCR